The segment GAACGGCCATCGCCGAGATTCGTGGTGACTCGCAGGCTGGCGACGTACTCCCTCGGGCTCTACGCTGCCGCACCGTATCTCGCTGCGACGCCCCCTGTCGACACCGTCGAGGATTTGCGAGAACACACTCTCATTTCGTATGTCGACGCTCTGCTCGACGTTGCGCCACTGCGAATACTGGACGCCATCCTTCCCGACGGGCGTGCACGGATACAGACCAACAACATCACCGGTCAGTGGATCGCCGCGAGGTCCGGTGTGGGAATCGCGCCCTTGCCCAGTTACATCGGCGAACCGGACGACGCTCTGACGTCGGTGCTGCCCGGAGTCGTCTCGGTGGAGCGAACCTACTGGACCGTGGTGCCGCGAGAGCTGACCGGTCTGGCGAGGGTGAAGGTGGTCGACGAATTCCTCAGATCGGTCGTGACCGACGAACAGCATCTCTTTGCTGTGCAACAGAAACCACAGTAGATGCGCACAGTCCGAGAGTGTCGGTGGCCGTTGGCATTTGGACGTTCCGATGAGACGGCCGTCTCGTGATGACGGACACACGTGACGCCGACCTCAAAGAAGTGGGAATCGGCGAACATAGGGGTAACAATCTGTTACAGACAAGTCCGCATTGGCGGATCCACACGAGATTCTGGGGGAATCATGACACTGTTCGTAATGGCAACGGTCGGCTTCGTAGGAATGGCAATTGCACTGCTCAACGACGGAAACGACATGAATTTCAGCGGTCGCCAGCTGGCGGGCGCGTACCGCCAGCGCTGAGTCCGGCATACCGAATTCCTGCGCCGGGTGCGCAGTTGGCAA is part of the Rhodococcus sp. SBT000017 genome and harbors:
- a CDS encoding LysR family transcriptional regulator is translated as MFNADNLRYFLEVSRTGRLTDASHTLGVDHTTVGRRITALEKSAGQRLFDRTPSGWRLTEAGRRLVGYAETVESTLIAAFEDQTSDTGSLRGTVRIAAPDGFGAFVLTPKLGLLRDKHPDLDIELVTATEHNSLATREFDIAITLERPSPRFVVTRRLATYSLGLYAAAPYLAATPPVDTVEDLREHTLISYVDALLDVAPLRILDAILPDGRARIQTNNITGQWIAARSGVGIAPLPSYIGEPDDALTSVLPGVVSVERTYWTVVPRELTGLARVKVVDEFLRSVVTDEQHLFAVQQKPQ